A section of the Budorcas taxicolor isolate Tak-1 chromosome 17, Takin1.1, whole genome shotgun sequence genome encodes:
- the LOC128062513 gene encoding CB1 cannabinoid receptor-interacting protein 1-like — protein sequence MGDLPGLVRLSIALRIQPNDGPVFYKVDRQRFGQNRTIKLLTGSSYMVEVKIKPTTLQVENISIGGVVVPLELKSKKPDGDRIVYTGTYDTEGVAPTKSGERQPIQITMPFTDIGTFETMWQVKFYSYHKRDHCQWGSPFSVIEYECKPNETRSLTWVNKESFL from the coding sequence ATGGGAGACCTCCCGGGCCTCGTGCGCCTCTCCATCGCCCTGCGCATCCAGCCGAACGACGGCCCGGTTTTCTACAAGGTGGACCGGCAGCGCTTCGGCCAGAACCGCACCATCAAGCTGCTCACGGGCTCCTCCTACATGGTGGAGGTGAAGATTAAGCCCACCACACTGCAGGTCGAGAACATTTCCATTGGTGGTGTGGTTGTCCCACTGGAACTGAAGTCTAAAAAGCCCGATGGGGACAGAATCGTATATACGGGAACATATGACACAGAAGGTGTGGCCCCGACCAAGAGCGGAGAACGGCAGCCCATCCAGATCACCATGCCGTTCACTGACATTGGGACCTTCGAGACGATGTGGCAGGTCAAGTTCTACAGTTACCACAAGCGAGATCACTGCCAGTGGGGAAGTCCCTTCTCCGTCATCGAGTACGAATGCAAGCCCAACGAGACCCGCAGTCTCACGTGGGTGAATAAGGAGTCCTTCCTCTGA